ATTTTTATTAATTATTTTATTTAACTGTAATGCTGGTGCATAAATAGTAAAATATTCACCTTTTGCACTTGAAAATGGATAGTCTTTAAAAGCGTTAGTCATTTTTGCTTTATATCCTTGGCAGTTAATAATATATTTATATTTTATATCATTATAAACATAACAACTTTCATTGGCTAACCACTGTGCTTTATTTTCATCAAATGTAGCTTGACTTAATTTTTGTTGTGCTAATAATGTTTTTCTAAAATGTGCTGTGAGCTTTGCAACATCTATCCAAAATGATTGTTGAATAATGCCAGCACCAAATGGTGTTTTTATATTTTGATGCACTGTTTCCACCACATCACCCATGTAATTTTGATAATCAACATCTACTTTTCTTTGATGCCAAAGTTCAATATCATCACTAGAAGAAAATATTTTATAAATATCTTTTTGTTGAACGAAATCGAGTTGATATTTTGTAGCTATTGTTTGATATGTGTCAAAAGCAAATGGCAATAAGTCGTCTATCATCCAAGTTTTAACTAATTTTCTACCAGTAATTGGATTGACAATTCCTATTGCAATATTAGAAGATGCATTTGGATTGTACTCATCTATAATATGATAAGTTATATCGTTTTGTTCTGCATAATAGCTCAACATCGTTCCTGCTAAACCTTGTCCAATAATTAGTAAATCAGTCATGTTACAAAATTACGCATTCGCAATTTATTTTGAAGAATTTCCTACAGATAACACAGGTATTTGTAAAAAAGTAAGTGAAAATAGTGATTAATTGCTTATAATTTAAGATTATTCAACTTTCGTTACTCAAAATTTTGAATGACAATTTTATTATCAATTACTATTGAATAAATTAAATGATTTTAAAATAAATATTACTTTAACAAATCATCTATAGATTGATAGATGTGCTGCATTGGAAATTGCTTAAATGTTGTTTGCATGAGCAACTTTATTTCATCATTATACAAATTGCCTAAACTTCCTTCTAATGTATGATTTAGTTTTTTTGGTTTTTTATAAGAACCATTTTCTACTTGTTTTCCAACAGCAACATAAGCATCTCTAAAACTCATGCCTTCGTTTACCAATTCGTTCACACTATCTACCGTAAATAAAAATGTATACTTAGTATCTTTTAAAATGTTGTCTTCAATTTTTATGTGGTTGAGCATCACTTGTGTCATTTGTAAACACGATTTTAAAGTAGTAAAACTATATATAAAATCTTCTTTTATAATTTGTAAATCTCTATGATAGCCAGAAGGTAAATTGTTTAAAATCAATGT
Above is a genomic segment from Chitinophagales bacterium containing:
- a CDS encoding FAD-dependent oxidoreductase, whose amino-acid sequence is MTDLLIIGQGLAGTMLSYYAEQNDITYHIIDEYNPNASSNIAIGIVNPITGRKLVKTWMIDDLLPFAFDTYQTIATKYQLDFVQQKDIYKIFSSSDDIELWHQRKVDVDYQNYMGDVVETVHQNIKTPFGAGIIQQSFWIDVAKLTAHFRKTLLAQQKLSQATFDENKAQWLANESCYVYNDIKYKYIINCQGYKAKMTNAFKDYPFSSAKGEYFTIYAPALQLNKIINKNIFIVPLGNDLYNVGTTFVWNDLSESMTENGKTELLQKLHKLIQCEYTIVEEKAGIRPTTKDRRPFVGKHESIPNLYILNGFGTKGVSLAPYFAKQLLEEIIN